The DNA sequence CAAGATCGGCATCAAGCTCGCGCTGCTGGTCGTGATCCTCGCCCTCGTCTACGTCAAGCGGGACGACGAGACGGTGGACAAGGGCGCGTTCGCCGCGGTCGGCGGACTGACGGTCGTCAACATCTTCCTCGCCACGGTCTGGACCTGAGCCTCCCCGGGGGGCGGCCGCCGAAGGGCCGCCCCCCGGCGCGCGTCACGCGGGGCGCACGCTGCCGTGGATCGGCATGGAGTAGATCGACTCCTCGCGCACGTTCGCACCCGGCTTCGGGGCGTGGATCATCATCCCGTCGCCCTTGTAGATGCCGACGTGGCTGATGTCGTCGTAGAAGAAGACCAGGTCTCCGGGCTGGAGGTCCGACGTGGCGACCCGCGTCCCGACCTCCACCTGGTCCCAGGTCGTCCGGGGCAGGGTCACGCCCGCCTCCCGCCACGCCGCCTGCGTCAGCCCCGAGCAGTCGTAACTGGACGGGCCCGTCGCGCCCCACACGTACGGCTTCCCGATCTGGGCGCGGGCGAAGGCCAGCACCTTCTCCGCCTTGGCGGCGTAGCCGCTGTCCGCGCCGGTGCCCGAGCCCGTGCCCGTACCTGAGCCGGAGCCGGTGCCGGTGCCCGAACCGCCGCCGGACTCCTTCGCGGCCTCCTCGCGGGCCTTCTCCTCGGCCTCGGCCCGCTCCTTCGCCTCGGCGGCCTGCCGGGCGGCCAGCTTCGCCGCCTTCTCCTTTGCCTCGGCCTCCTGTCTGCGCTCCAGCTCCGCCAGCCGCGCCTTCTCCTCGGCGGTCAGCCTCGACAGCAGGCTCCGGGCCTCGGTGAGCCTGGACTGCACGTCCTTCTTGCTGGAGGCCAGCGTGGCCTGCGTCTCGGTGAGGGTCTCCAGGCTCTTCACCGCCTCCGCGCGCTTCTTCGCCGCCGAGGCCTGCTGCGTACGGACCTCGGCGACGGCCTTCTGCTGCCGCTCCGTCGCCCGGTCCATCAGCCGGCTCTGGTCGAAGTACCCCTGCGGGTTGTCCGCCAGGAAGAAGGTCGCCGCGGGCGCGATGCCCCCGTTGCGGTACTGGGCCGCCGCGTAGGAGCCCAGCGCCCTGCGCGCCTCGTTGATCTTCTCGGCCTGCTTCGCCACGTCGGAGAGCAGCGTGTCGACCTTCGTCCGCTGGGAGGCGGAGGCGGCCTTGGCCCGGTTGTACTCCTGCGTCGCGGCGCCCGCCTGCCGGTACAGGGCGTCGACCTTCTTCTGGACTTCCTCGATGGCGGGTTTCGGCTCCGCGGGCGCGGCCGTGGCGCTCTGCGTGGAGAGCAGCGTCACGGAGGCGAGAGCGGCCGTCGTCAGCCCGACGGCGGGGGTGGTGGTGCGCACCTTCGCGCGCGGCTTGCGATGCGATGCCAAGACCGGCATCTCCTTCCGTGGACCGCCTACCGGGTTAGCTGTCGGGTTCGGACGGAACGGAAGGCTGTCCTACGGTCCGGATGCGAGGTCACGGACCGATTCACCCCGGTTCTGCGTGTGGGTCCCCGGTTCCGGACTGCCAGGGAGGCAGGACGGATTCGGCAGAGGTGCCCGTCGGGCGTGGTTCGCCCCAGGGAGGTACGGGCCACCTGACCGAGCACGCTAGCCAACCGGCCCCGCCGCTGGGAAGGACGATGAGCGATATGCCCGATACATTTTCGTGACCTTTCCGGATCGGGGGCCGGGCACCCCCTCCGACCGGGCGCTCCTTCACGGAACGTCGACGTCCGCTCTCCGTGCGTACGGGTGAGGGGCGGGCGATTCCCCGGGGCGAGTGGCCGCTTCCCGGCTTCGGCAGCAGCTTGTCAGTCCGGCCGCCTAGACTCGGGAGGCGATGAGCAGCCTCTTTGACGACAGTTTCCTGACCGGCCTCCAGCCCGTGGAGGACGGCCCCCCGCCGCCCCCCGAGGACCACGCGCCCGAAGCGGTGCCGGAGGGACTCTTCGCGGGCGTCTACGACGCGCCCCCGCCGCCCCGGGACGGGTACTACCGGGACGGTCACGCGCGCCCGGTGATCGACTCCGCCGCGCTGCTCGACGGGCTGAACACCGAGCAGCGCGCCGCCGTCGTGCACGCCGGGTCCCCGTTGCTCATCGTCGCCGGGGCCGGCTCCGGCAAGACCCGGGTCCTCACCCACCGCATCGCCCACCTGCTGGCCGAGCGCGGGACGCACCCCGGGCAGATCCTCGCGATCACCTTCACCAACAAGGCCGCGGGCGAGATGAAGGAGCGCGTCGAGCAGCTCGTCGGCCCCCGGGCCAACGCGATGTGGGTCATGACCTTCCACAGCGCGTGCGTCCGCATCCTGCGCCGCGAGTCGAAGAAGCTCGGCTTCACCTCGTCGTTCTCGATCTACGACGCCGCCGACTCCAAGCGTCTGATGGCCCTGGTCTGCCGCGACCTCGACCTGGACCCGAAGCGGTTCCCGCCGAAGTCCTTCACCGCCAAGGTCTCCAACCTCAAGAACGAGCTCATCGACGAGGAGACCTTCGCCGGGCAGGCGGCGGATGGCTTCGAGAAGACCCTCGCCCAGGCGTACGCGCTCTACCAGGCCCGCCTGCGCGAGGCCAACGCCCTGGACTTCGACGACATCATCATGACGACGGTCCACCTGCTCCAGGCCTTCCCGGACGTCGCCGAGCACTACCGCCGCCGCTTCCGCCACGTCCTCGTCGACGAGTACCAGGACACCAACCACGCCCAGTACACGCTGGTACGGGAGCTGGTCGGCCCGGCCGGGGAGGCCGACGCCCCCGCCGAGCTGTGCGTGGTGGGCGACGCGGACCAGTCGATCTACGCCTTCCGGGGCGCGACCATCCGCAACATCCTCCAGTTCGAGGAGGACTACCCGAGCGCGACGACGATCCTCCTGGAGCAGAACTACCGCTCCACGCAGACGATCCTCTCCGCCGCCAACGCGGTCATCGAGCGCAATGAGAGCCGCCGCCCGAAGAACCTCTGGACCAACGCCGGCGGCGGCGCCCGCATCACCGGCTACGTCGCCGACACCGAGCACGACGAGGCGCAGTTCGTCGCCGACGAGATCGACCGGCTCACCGACGCGGGCGACGCCAAGGCGGGGGACGTCGCCGTCTTCTACCGGACCAACGCCCAGTCCCGTGTCTTCGAGGAGATCCTCATCCGCGTCGGCCTGCCCTACAAGGTCGTCGGCGGTGTGCGCTTCTACGAGCGCAAGGAGGTCCGGGACGTCCTGGCCTACCTCCGGGTCCTCGCCAACCCCGAGGACACCGTCCCGCTGCGCCGCATCCTCAACGTCCCCAAGCGCGGCATCGGCGACCGCGCCGAAGCCATGATCGACGCCCTGTCGATGCGCGAGAAGATCTCCTTCCCGCAGGCGCTGCGCCGCGTCGACGAGGCGTACGGCATGGCCGCCCGCTCCTCCAACGCCGTCAAGCGCTTCAACACGCTGATGGAGGAGCTGCGCACGATCGTCGAGTCCGGCGCCGGGCCCGCCGTCGTCCTGGAGGCGGTCCTGGAGCGCACGGGCTATCTCGCCGAGCTCCAGTCCTCCACCGACCCGCAGGACGAGACCCGCATCGAGAACCTTCAGGAACTCGCCGCCGTCGCCCTCGAATTCGAGCAGGAGCGCGCCGACGAGGAGGGCGCGGGCACGCTCGCGGAGTTCCTGGAGAAGGTCGCCCTCGTCGCCGACTCCGACCAGATCCCCGACGAGGACGAGGACGGCTCCGGCGTCATCACGCTGATGACCCTGCACACGGCGAAGGGCCTGGAGTTCCCGGTCGTCTTCCTCACCGGCATGGAGGACGGCGTCTTCCCGCACATGCGGGCCCTCGGCCAGACCAAGGAGCTGGAGGAGGAGCGCCGCCTCGCGTACGTCGGCATCACCCGCGCCCGTGAACGCCTCTATCTGACCCGGGCCGCGATGCGCAGCGCCTGGGGCCAGCCCTCGTACAACCCGCCCTCGCGGTTCCTGGAGGAGATCCCGGAACAGCACCTGGACTGGCGGCGCAAGGGCCCCATGGCCGCCCCCGCCGGGCCCACCTCCGGCATCACGTCCTCGCTGTCCTCCTCCCGCTCCCGCTCCGGCCCCTCGGGCTTCGCGACCCGGCGCGGCGGTGCG is a window from the Streptomyces sp. MMBL 11-1 genome containing:
- a CDS encoding C40 family peptidase, encoding MPVLASHRKPRAKVRTTTPAVGLTTAALASVTLLSTQSATAAPAEPKPAIEEVQKKVDALYRQAGAATQEYNRAKAASASQRTKVDTLLSDVAKQAEKINEARRALGSYAAAQYRNGGIAPAATFFLADNPQGYFDQSRLMDRATERQQKAVAEVRTQQASAAKKRAEAVKSLETLTETQATLASSKKDVQSRLTEARSLLSRLTAEEKARLAELERRQEAEAKEKAAKLAARQAAEAKERAEAEEKAREEAAKESGGGSGTGTGSGSGTGTGSGTGADSGYAAKAEKVLAFARAQIGKPYVWGATGPSSYDCSGLTQAAWREAGVTLPRTTWDQVEVGTRVATSDLQPGDLVFFYDDISHVGIYKGDGMMIHAPKPGANVREESIYSMPIHGSVRPA
- the pcrA gene encoding DNA helicase PcrA yields the protein MSSLFDDSFLTGLQPVEDGPPPPPEDHAPEAVPEGLFAGVYDAPPPPRDGYYRDGHARPVIDSAALLDGLNTEQRAAVVHAGSPLLIVAGAGSGKTRVLTHRIAHLLAERGTHPGQILAITFTNKAAGEMKERVEQLVGPRANAMWVMTFHSACVRILRRESKKLGFTSSFSIYDAADSKRLMALVCRDLDLDPKRFPPKSFTAKVSNLKNELIDEETFAGQAADGFEKTLAQAYALYQARLREANALDFDDIIMTTVHLLQAFPDVAEHYRRRFRHVLVDEYQDTNHAQYTLVRELVGPAGEADAPAELCVVGDADQSIYAFRGATIRNILQFEEDYPSATTILLEQNYRSTQTILSAANAVIERNESRRPKNLWTNAGGGARITGYVADTEHDEAQFVADEIDRLTDAGDAKAGDVAVFYRTNAQSRVFEEILIRVGLPYKVVGGVRFYERKEVRDVLAYLRVLANPEDTVPLRRILNVPKRGIGDRAEAMIDALSMREKISFPQALRRVDEAYGMAARSSNAVKRFNTLMEELRTIVESGAGPAVVLEAVLERTGYLAELQSSTDPQDETRIENLQELAAVALEFEQERADEEGAGTLAEFLEKVALVADSDQIPDEDEDGSGVITLMTLHTAKGLEFPVVFLTGMEDGVFPHMRALGQTKELEEERRLAYVGITRARERLYLTRAAMRSAWGQPSYNPPSRFLEEIPEQHLDWRRKGPMAAPAGPTSGITSSLSSSRSRSGPSGFATRRGGAEKPTVTLVAGDRVTHDQFGLGTVTAVEGFGDQAKATVDFGDERPKKLLLRYAPVEKL